A genomic stretch from Neodiprion fabricii isolate iyNeoFabr1 chromosome 3, iyNeoFabr1.1, whole genome shotgun sequence includes:
- the LOC124177271 gene encoding uncharacterized protein LOC124177271, translating into MMNFRSKKSIDFVAASKNFEESVNQTKRIHDSWFRRYGWLLNEYEQILEEGKELCRERKGELKIPESKKNERTCLPYPETTSGQVGGNVESEYIKLILHYLQQCSSKQLSNYSTVSYMQGFVEYYKSDCIMN; encoded by the exons atgatgaattttcgaaGTAAAAAATCTATCGATTTTGTGGCAGCTTCTAAAAATTTTGAGGAAAGCGTTAATCAAACCAAAAGAATTCACGATAGTTGGTTTAGAAGATATGGATGGCTGCTCAATGAATACGA ACAGATTCttgaagaaggaaaagaactATGCAGAGAACGAAAAGGAGAACTGAAAATTCCAGAATCCAAAAAGAATGAGAGAACTTGTCTACCTTATCCTGAAACAACTAGTGGTCAAGTAGGTGGGAATGTCGAATCTGAATATATCAAGCTAATATTGCATTATTTACAACAGTGTTCATCAAAACAGTTATCAAATTACTCTACTGTTTCCTACATGCAAGGTTTTGTGGAATACTACAAAAGTGACTGCATAATGAACTGA
- the LOC124177268 gene encoding uncharacterized protein LOC124177268 isoform X2 encodes MRIFLAFALVTSISHCSCIPIEVRPAGFSWQDGSSLVSALTLRVKKNTDDNEYIEECTPVQSWQEEPGIISVIAFLDASWQYSHRQATMLKTLQGLLEKTSITGIRFYVVNSSKPEATVSAIEIEDEKEAWGAADSTEDQNFLKIERTREALKNKIDPDIEFIQDTSELKIWEKLSASRDQVLVIDKCGRLSYRVIVPWSILHFPYVKAAILSTYKEQPCGNCNISQTESQADVTTETATTTTESEKIKTEQPLDTLPENLNIDHMREIAVKKYKLDDTDNTATKKYHTKESQDIPENVIKLLNGSASGQKGINIGALLPTTIQYSDDGRAISYSQTPIPVIEDKQYQNTSNITDAPNSDKNTEVMPDSDLSEALYSENSDNLEPIKPQGMETENSTDRYSEEDKNYYLDNEHERHKLEKSESLKLKSSWENKNGDENSEIDPYSSSANDSNNRSNESSSEMEISSLLDSLFENKTANHIHRTKQEFEGMNSEEHSQNADYLMPIRIIMHAPHRHIHDEPFKKHEYLVLKLGRPEYHGHLPSDEDFLGTNDSKPNSENNDKSKEVDETDPGSGEYDNNDNKNDQHHGNRHQHQHHHKLGKNTDKDDHLDIIYYKDESPGFYGEDAEYWKDPENIEYDEKLEMEQIGNTRCCEFR; translated from the exons ATGCGAATCTTCCTGGCATTTGCTCTGGTGACTTCGATTTCCCATTGCTCTTGCATTCCGATTGAAGTACGACCAGCAGGTTTCTCTTGGCAGGATGGTTCCTCCTTGGTTTCGGCGTTGACATTAAGAGTGAAAAAGAACACTGACGACAATGAGTACATCGAAGAATGTACCCCGGTTCAAAGTTGGCAGGAAGAACCTGGGATCATAAGCGTCATAGCATTTTTAGATGCGTCGTGGCAGTACAGCCATCGACAAGCCACCAT gCTCAAAACACTTCAAGGTCTTTTAGAAAAGACTAGTATAACCGGTATCCGATTTTATGTTGTGAATTCGTCGAAGCCAGAAGCTACGGTTAGCGCTATTGAAatagaagatgaaaaagaagcTTGGGGAGCAGCAGATTCGACAGAGGatcaaaattttctgaaaatagaAAGAACTAGAGAAGCCTTAAAGAACAAGATCGACCCAGatatagaatttattcaagatacGTCAGAACTTAAAATTTGGGAAAAGTTATCTGCATCGAGGGATCAAGTTTTAGTTATAGATAA GTGTGGAAGGCTGAGTTACAGGGTAATAGTTCCATGGAGCATATTACATTTTCCCTATGTCAAAGCTGCAATTCTCTCGACTTACAAAGAACAGCCTTGCGGAAACTGTAACATTAGTCAAACGGAGAGTCAGGCAGATGTTACCACTGAAACAGCAACGACCACGactgaaagtgaaaaaataaaaaccgaaCAGCCTTTGGATACCCTACCAGAGAACTTGAATATTGATCACATGAGAGAAATTGCTGTAAAAAAGTACAAGCTCGATGACACCGATAATACCGcaacgaaaaaatatcatactaaAGAGTCCCAGGATATTCCtgaaaatgttataaaacttTTAAATGGAAGCGCCAGTGGACAAAAAGGTATCAATATCGGAGCTCTGTTACCAACAACAATTCAATATTCAGATGACGGCCGTGCTATCAGCTATTCACAAACTCCGATTCCAGTAATAGAGGATAAACAATACCAGAATACTTCCAACATTACGGATGCTCCAAATTCTGATAAAAACACAGAGGTAATGCCTGACAGTGATTTATCAGAAGCACTTTATAGTGAAAACAGCGATAATTTGGAACCGATAAAGCCCCAGGGTATGGAAACAGAGAATTCAACGGATCGCTACAGTGAAgaggataaaaattattatcttgaCAATGAACATGAGCGGCATAAgcttgaaaaatctgaatccCTCAAATTGAAAAGTAGTTGGGAAAATAAGAATGGAGATGAAAATTCAGAGATAGATCCTTATTCATCAAGCGCTAATGATTCCAACAATCGCAGTAATGAAAGCAGCTCAGAGATGGAAATTTCAAGTCTGCTAGATTCGTTGTTCGAGAATAAAACTGCTAATCATATACACAGAACAAAACAAGAATTTGAAGGAATGAATTCCGAGGAACATTCACAGAATGCGGACTATTTGATGCCAATTAGGATAATAATGCACGCACCTCACAGGCATATACACGATGAACCGTTCAAGAAACATGAATACCTGGTCCTAAAACTTGGACGTCCAGAATATCACGGGCATTTACCATCTGACGAAGACTTCCTTGGAACAAATGACAGCAAAccaaattctgaaaataacgataaaagtAAGGAAGTCGATGAAACAGATCCAGGGAGCGGAGAATATgacaacaatgataataaaaatgaccAACACCATGGCAATCGTCATCAACATCAACATCATCACAAATTAGGTAAAAATACGGACAAAGACGATCATCTGGACATTATATACTATAAAGATGAAAGCCCTGGTTTTTACGGAGAAGATGCAGAATATTGGAAAGACCCTGAGAACATAGAATATGACGAAAAGCTCGAAATGGAACAAATTG gGAACACAAGGTGCTGTGAATTTCGATGA
- the LOC124177268 gene encoding uncharacterized protein LOC124177268 isoform X1 yields MRIFLAFALVTSISHCSCIPIEVRPAGFSWQDGSSLVSALTLRVKKNTDDNEYIEECTPVQSWQEEPGIISVIAFLDASWQYSHRQATMLKTLQGLLEKTSITGIRFYVVNSSKPEATVSAIEIEDEKEAWGAADSTEDQNFLKIERTREALKNKIDPDIEFIQDTSELKIWEKLSASRDQVLVIDKCGRLSYRVIVPWSILHFPYVKAAILSTYKEQPCGNCNISQTESQADVTTETATTTTESEKIKTEQPLDTLPENLNIDHMREIAVKKYKLDDTDNTATKKYHTKESQDIPENVIKLLNGSASGQKGINIGALLPTTIQYSDDGRAISYSQTPIPVIEDKQYQNTSNITDAPNSDKNTEVMPDSDLSEALYSENSDNLEPIKPQGMETENSTDRYSEEDKNYYLDNEHERHKLEKSESLKLKSSWENKNGDENSEIDPYSSSANDSNNRSNESSSEMEISSLLDSLFENKTANHIHRTKQEFEGMNSEEHSQNADYLMPIRIIMHAPHRHIHDEPFKKHEYLVLKLGRPEYHGHLPSDEDFLGTNDSKPNSENNDKSKEVDETDPGSGEYDNNDNKNDQHHGNRHQHQHHHKLGKNTDKDDHLDIIYYKDESPGFYGEDAEYWKDPENIEYDEKLEMEQIGEKGTQGAVNFDEINIGNANVQESTLKNPLDEKVGEDTVIDDQIMEEEAKTNRLIEHYSKLIPWLDYAFDQ; encoded by the exons ATGCGAATCTTCCTGGCATTTGCTCTGGTGACTTCGATTTCCCATTGCTCTTGCATTCCGATTGAAGTACGACCAGCAGGTTTCTCTTGGCAGGATGGTTCCTCCTTGGTTTCGGCGTTGACATTAAGAGTGAAAAAGAACACTGACGACAATGAGTACATCGAAGAATGTACCCCGGTTCAAAGTTGGCAGGAAGAACCTGGGATCATAAGCGTCATAGCATTTTTAGATGCGTCGTGGCAGTACAGCCATCGACAAGCCACCAT gCTCAAAACACTTCAAGGTCTTTTAGAAAAGACTAGTATAACCGGTATCCGATTTTATGTTGTGAATTCGTCGAAGCCAGAAGCTACGGTTAGCGCTATTGAAatagaagatgaaaaagaagcTTGGGGAGCAGCAGATTCGACAGAGGatcaaaattttctgaaaatagaAAGAACTAGAGAAGCCTTAAAGAACAAGATCGACCCAGatatagaatttattcaagatacGTCAGAACTTAAAATTTGGGAAAAGTTATCTGCATCGAGGGATCAAGTTTTAGTTATAGATAA GTGTGGAAGGCTGAGTTACAGGGTAATAGTTCCATGGAGCATATTACATTTTCCCTATGTCAAAGCTGCAATTCTCTCGACTTACAAAGAACAGCCTTGCGGAAACTGTAACATTAGTCAAACGGAGAGTCAGGCAGATGTTACCACTGAAACAGCAACGACCACGactgaaagtgaaaaaataaaaaccgaaCAGCCTTTGGATACCCTACCAGAGAACTTGAATATTGATCACATGAGAGAAATTGCTGTAAAAAAGTACAAGCTCGATGACACCGATAATACCGcaacgaaaaaatatcatactaaAGAGTCCCAGGATATTCCtgaaaatgttataaaacttTTAAATGGAAGCGCCAGTGGACAAAAAGGTATCAATATCGGAGCTCTGTTACCAACAACAATTCAATATTCAGATGACGGCCGTGCTATCAGCTATTCACAAACTCCGATTCCAGTAATAGAGGATAAACAATACCAGAATACTTCCAACATTACGGATGCTCCAAATTCTGATAAAAACACAGAGGTAATGCCTGACAGTGATTTATCAGAAGCACTTTATAGTGAAAACAGCGATAATTTGGAACCGATAAAGCCCCAGGGTATGGAAACAGAGAATTCAACGGATCGCTACAGTGAAgaggataaaaattattatcttgaCAATGAACATGAGCGGCATAAgcttgaaaaatctgaatccCTCAAATTGAAAAGTAGTTGGGAAAATAAGAATGGAGATGAAAATTCAGAGATAGATCCTTATTCATCAAGCGCTAATGATTCCAACAATCGCAGTAATGAAAGCAGCTCAGAGATGGAAATTTCAAGTCTGCTAGATTCGTTGTTCGAGAATAAAACTGCTAATCATATACACAGAACAAAACAAGAATTTGAAGGAATGAATTCCGAGGAACATTCACAGAATGCGGACTATTTGATGCCAATTAGGATAATAATGCACGCACCTCACAGGCATATACACGATGAACCGTTCAAGAAACATGAATACCTGGTCCTAAAACTTGGACGTCCAGAATATCACGGGCATTTACCATCTGACGAAGACTTCCTTGGAACAAATGACAGCAAAccaaattctgaaaataacgataaaagtAAGGAAGTCGATGAAACAGATCCAGGGAGCGGAGAATATgacaacaatgataataaaaatgaccAACACCATGGCAATCGTCATCAACATCAACATCATCACAAATTAGGTAAAAATACGGACAAAGACGATCATCTGGACATTATATACTATAAAGATGAAAGCCCTGGTTTTTACGGAGAAGATGCAGAATATTGGAAAGACCCTGAGAACATAGAATATGACGAAAAGCTCGAAATGGAACAAATTGGTGAGAAG gGAACACAAGGTGCTGTGAATTTCGATGAGATAAATATCGGTAACGCAAACGTCCAGGAGAGTACATTAAAAAATCCGCTTGACGAAAAAGTAGGAGAAGATACCGTCATTGATGACCAAATTATGGAAGAGGAGGCCAAGACAAATCGTCTGATTGAGCATTACAGCAAACTTATTCCGTGGCTTGACTATGCATTCGATCAATAA
- the LOC124177268 gene encoding protein PFC0760c-like isoform X3, protein MNIFLGLKTLQGLLEKTSITGIRFYVVNSSKPEATVSAIEIEDEKEAWGAADSTEDQNFLKIERTREALKNKIDPDIEFIQDTSELKIWEKLSASRDQVLVIDKCGRLSYRVIVPWSILHFPYVKAAILSTYKEQPCGNCNISQTESQADVTTETATTTTESEKIKTEQPLDTLPENLNIDHMREIAVKKYKLDDTDNTATKKYHTKESQDIPENVIKLLNGSASGQKGINIGALLPTTIQYSDDGRAISYSQTPIPVIEDKQYQNTSNITDAPNSDKNTEVMPDSDLSEALYSENSDNLEPIKPQGMETENSTDRYSEEDKNYYLDNEHERHKLEKSESLKLKSSWENKNGDENSEIDPYSSSANDSNNRSNESSSEMEISSLLDSLFENKTANHIHRTKQEFEGMNSEEHSQNADYLMPIRIIMHAPHRHIHDEPFKKHEYLVLKLGRPEYHGHLPSDEDFLGTNDSKPNSENNDKSKEVDETDPGSGEYDNNDNKNDQHHGNRHQHQHHHKLGKNTDKDDHLDIIYYKDESPGFYGEDAEYWKDPENIEYDEKLEMEQIGEKGTQGAVNFDEINIGNANVQESTLKNPLDEKVGEDTVIDDQIMEEEAKTNRLIEHYSKLIPWLDYAFDQ, encoded by the exons ATGAACATTTTTCTCGG gCTCAAAACACTTCAAGGTCTTTTAGAAAAGACTAGTATAACCGGTATCCGATTTTATGTTGTGAATTCGTCGAAGCCAGAAGCTACGGTTAGCGCTATTGAAatagaagatgaaaaagaagcTTGGGGAGCAGCAGATTCGACAGAGGatcaaaattttctgaaaatagaAAGAACTAGAGAAGCCTTAAAGAACAAGATCGACCCAGatatagaatttattcaagatacGTCAGAACTTAAAATTTGGGAAAAGTTATCTGCATCGAGGGATCAAGTTTTAGTTATAGATAA GTGTGGAAGGCTGAGTTACAGGGTAATAGTTCCATGGAGCATATTACATTTTCCCTATGTCAAAGCTGCAATTCTCTCGACTTACAAAGAACAGCCTTGCGGAAACTGTAACATTAGTCAAACGGAGAGTCAGGCAGATGTTACCACTGAAACAGCAACGACCACGactgaaagtgaaaaaataaaaaccgaaCAGCCTTTGGATACCCTACCAGAGAACTTGAATATTGATCACATGAGAGAAATTGCTGTAAAAAAGTACAAGCTCGATGACACCGATAATACCGcaacgaaaaaatatcatactaaAGAGTCCCAGGATATTCCtgaaaatgttataaaacttTTAAATGGAAGCGCCAGTGGACAAAAAGGTATCAATATCGGAGCTCTGTTACCAACAACAATTCAATATTCAGATGACGGCCGTGCTATCAGCTATTCACAAACTCCGATTCCAGTAATAGAGGATAAACAATACCAGAATACTTCCAACATTACGGATGCTCCAAATTCTGATAAAAACACAGAGGTAATGCCTGACAGTGATTTATCAGAAGCACTTTATAGTGAAAACAGCGATAATTTGGAACCGATAAAGCCCCAGGGTATGGAAACAGAGAATTCAACGGATCGCTACAGTGAAgaggataaaaattattatcttgaCAATGAACATGAGCGGCATAAgcttgaaaaatctgaatccCTCAAATTGAAAAGTAGTTGGGAAAATAAGAATGGAGATGAAAATTCAGAGATAGATCCTTATTCATCAAGCGCTAATGATTCCAACAATCGCAGTAATGAAAGCAGCTCAGAGATGGAAATTTCAAGTCTGCTAGATTCGTTGTTCGAGAATAAAACTGCTAATCATATACACAGAACAAAACAAGAATTTGAAGGAATGAATTCCGAGGAACATTCACAGAATGCGGACTATTTGATGCCAATTAGGATAATAATGCACGCACCTCACAGGCATATACACGATGAACCGTTCAAGAAACATGAATACCTGGTCCTAAAACTTGGACGTCCAGAATATCACGGGCATTTACCATCTGACGAAGACTTCCTTGGAACAAATGACAGCAAAccaaattctgaaaataacgataaaagtAAGGAAGTCGATGAAACAGATCCAGGGAGCGGAGAATATgacaacaatgataataaaaatgaccAACACCATGGCAATCGTCATCAACATCAACATCATCACAAATTAGGTAAAAATACGGACAAAGACGATCATCTGGACATTATATACTATAAAGATGAAAGCCCTGGTTTTTACGGAGAAGATGCAGAATATTGGAAAGACCCTGAGAACATAGAATATGACGAAAAGCTCGAAATGGAACAAATTGGTGAGAAG gGAACACAAGGTGCTGTGAATTTCGATGAGATAAATATCGGTAACGCAAACGTCCAGGAGAGTACATTAAAAAATCCGCTTGACGAAAAAGTAGGAGAAGATACCGTCATTGATGACCAAATTATGGAAGAGGAGGCCAAGACAAATCGTCTGATTGAGCATTACAGCAAACTTATTCCGTGGCTTGACTATGCATTCGATCAATAA
- the LOC124177270 gene encoding protein SHQ1 homolog isoform X1 → MNSSHTKSLQDFFLSTNCHFGKRSMLTPRFELTQTVDEVTVTVHAPYARIKDTEVYVEDYDFRFYSAPYYLRLNLPGKIVENDSSSGSYDAEKGDFTLRFSKVNKGEEFQNLDMITTLLAPPKKRTQAVPTIEVISNPVVSLAEEKNDELQTNEVKCNSEEATVDGENRDGDEWFLPQNLNQENIQFSIQPPNYGFGGKFSRALASFESGWTGEIIDLPAPDVTPSIERACLRQKHEFEQFSEEHYMADLIQEEYIRPYIDFKAEWESLKSTEITLTDTEKDLLKELPNKEYLLDSKEVEKITFGLVDILFGSCYNHRTTMGENTVESGWTINKLSSTLCWFQEFNNMEEVVTACVRRSLCYPLYRNWELSVKVLNDVKIVLSLGKKYVVKRLCEIHELFNNSYEPRYMLNHLYIKDYLIWLQQTPSSLIESLSVSLSTIHPNKVEMGLDLVELEAAAFSVQDEDLVIENAIHEMVDKVGNMALYEKNDEKPKFTYTMESKKFLDYLLRRGSSSSSDSSDTDSETESDSSSSSSTSTDESLDSDDTSEVE, encoded by the exons aTGAATTCTTCACACACGAAATCTTTACAAGACTTTTTTCTATCCACCAATTGTCACTTTGGAAAAAGAAGCATGTTGACCCCACGTTTCGAACTGACACAAACAGTAGATGAAGTTACCGTAACTGTTCACGCTCCGTATGCACGTATCAAAGACACAGAAGTTTATGTGGAAGATTATGACTTCAGATTTTACTCTGCTCCTTATTATCTCAG ATTAAATCTTCCTGGTAAAATAGTTGAGAATGATTCGTCTTCTGGATCATACGATGCTGAGAAAGGTGACTTTACCTTACGGTTCTCAAAAGTCAATAAAGGAGAAGAATTTCAGAACCTGGATATGATTACAACGTTGCTTGCTCCACCGAAAAAAAGAACCCAGGCTGTTCCGACTATAGAAGTTATAA GTAATCCTGTTGTGAGTTTAGcggaagagaaaaatgatgaattgcAAACCAACGAAGTGAAGTGCAACAGCGAAGAAGCAACGGTTGATGGTGAGAACAGAGACGGAGACGAATGGTTTCTGCCTCAGAATCTTAATcaagaaaatatacaattttctaTTCAACCTCCCAACTACGGTTTCGGGGGCAAGTTTTCCCGTGCTCTGGCATCATTTGAG TCAGGGTGGACAGGTGAAATAATAGATCTGCCAGCACCCGATGTCACACCTTCCATCGAGCGTGCATGTTTAAGGCAAAAGCACGAGTTTGAACAGTTCAGTGAAGAACATTATATGGCTGATTTAATTCAGGAAGAATACATCAGACCTTACATTGATTTCAAGGCAGAATGGGAGAGCTTGAAAAGCACCGAAATCACGCTTACAGATACGGAAAAAGATTTACTGAAAGAACTGCCGAACAAAGAGTATTTGTTGGATAGCAaggaagtagaaaaaattacCTTTGGTTTAGTTGATATTCTGTTTGGCAGTTGTTACAATCATAGGACCACCATGGGTGAAAATACGGTAGAAAGTGGATGGACCATAAATAAATTGAGTTCTACGCTTTGCTGGTTTCAG GAGTTCAATAATATGGAAGAAGTTGTTACAGCTTGTGTACGGAGATCGTTGTGTTACCCATTGTACAGAAACTGGGAGCTATCTGTAAAAGTATTGAACGATGTTAAAATCGTTCTCAGTTTAG gaaaaaaatatgtagtgAAACGTTTGTGTGAAATACACGAGCTCTTCAACAATTCCTACGAACCACGGTACATGCTCAATCACTTGTACATAAAGGACTACTTGATTTGGTTGCAGCAAACACCATCGTCCTTAATTGAATCTCTCAGCGTATCGTTGAGCACG ATACACCCAAACAAAGTCGAAATGGGGTTAGATCTTGTTGAATTAGAAGCAGCTGCTTTCTCCGTTCAAGATGAAGACTTAGTTATAGAAAATGCCATCCATGAAATGGTCGACAAAGTAGGCAACATGGCATTATACGAGAAGAACGATGAGAA GCCTAAATTCACGTACACCATGGAGAGCAAAAAGTTCTTAGACTATTT ATTGAGGAGAGGAAGTTCGAGCTCGTCGGATAGCAGCGACACTGATTCTGAAACAGAATCTGACAGTAGTAGTTCATCAAGCACAAGTACCGATGAAAGTCTCGATTCTGATGATACAAGCGAAGTAGAATGA
- the LOC124177270 gene encoding protein SHQ1 homolog isoform X2, with protein MNSSHTKSLQDFFLSTNCHFGKRSMLTPRFELTQTVDEVTVTVHAPYARIKDTEVYVEDYDFRFYSAPYYLRLNLPGKIVENDSSSGSYDAEKGDFTLRFSKVNKGEEFQNLDMITTLLAPPKKRTQAVPTIEVISNPVVSLAEEKNDELQTNEVKCNSEEATVDGENRDGDEWFLPQNLNQENIQFSIQPPNYGFGGKFSRALASFESGWTGEIIDLPAPDVTPSIERACLRQKHEFEQFSEEHYMADLIQEEYIRPYIDFKAEWESLKSTEITLTDTEKDLLKELPNKEYLLDSKEVEKITFGLVDILFGSCYNHRTTMGENTVESGWTINKLSSTLCWFQEFNNMEEVVTACVRRSLCYPLYRNWELSVKVLNDVKIVLSLGKKYVVKRLCEIHELFNNSYEPRYMLNHLYIKDYLIWLQQTPSSLIESLSVSLSTIHPNKVEMGLDLVELEAAAFSVQDEDLVIENAIHEMVDKVGNMALYEKNDEKLRRGSSSSSDSSDTDSETESDSSSSSSTSTDESLDSDDTSEVE; from the exons aTGAATTCTTCACACACGAAATCTTTACAAGACTTTTTTCTATCCACCAATTGTCACTTTGGAAAAAGAAGCATGTTGACCCCACGTTTCGAACTGACACAAACAGTAGATGAAGTTACCGTAACTGTTCACGCTCCGTATGCACGTATCAAAGACACAGAAGTTTATGTGGAAGATTATGACTTCAGATTTTACTCTGCTCCTTATTATCTCAG ATTAAATCTTCCTGGTAAAATAGTTGAGAATGATTCGTCTTCTGGATCATACGATGCTGAGAAAGGTGACTTTACCTTACGGTTCTCAAAAGTCAATAAAGGAGAAGAATTTCAGAACCTGGATATGATTACAACGTTGCTTGCTCCACCGAAAAAAAGAACCCAGGCTGTTCCGACTATAGAAGTTATAA GTAATCCTGTTGTGAGTTTAGcggaagagaaaaatgatgaattgcAAACCAACGAAGTGAAGTGCAACAGCGAAGAAGCAACGGTTGATGGTGAGAACAGAGACGGAGACGAATGGTTTCTGCCTCAGAATCTTAATcaagaaaatatacaattttctaTTCAACCTCCCAACTACGGTTTCGGGGGCAAGTTTTCCCGTGCTCTGGCATCATTTGAG TCAGGGTGGACAGGTGAAATAATAGATCTGCCAGCACCCGATGTCACACCTTCCATCGAGCGTGCATGTTTAAGGCAAAAGCACGAGTTTGAACAGTTCAGTGAAGAACATTATATGGCTGATTTAATTCAGGAAGAATACATCAGACCTTACATTGATTTCAAGGCAGAATGGGAGAGCTTGAAAAGCACCGAAATCACGCTTACAGATACGGAAAAAGATTTACTGAAAGAACTGCCGAACAAAGAGTATTTGTTGGATAGCAaggaagtagaaaaaattacCTTTGGTTTAGTTGATATTCTGTTTGGCAGTTGTTACAATCATAGGACCACCATGGGTGAAAATACGGTAGAAAGTGGATGGACCATAAATAAATTGAGTTCTACGCTTTGCTGGTTTCAG GAGTTCAATAATATGGAAGAAGTTGTTACAGCTTGTGTACGGAGATCGTTGTGTTACCCATTGTACAGAAACTGGGAGCTATCTGTAAAAGTATTGAACGATGTTAAAATCGTTCTCAGTTTAG gaaaaaaatatgtagtgAAACGTTTGTGTGAAATACACGAGCTCTTCAACAATTCCTACGAACCACGGTACATGCTCAATCACTTGTACATAAAGGACTACTTGATTTGGTTGCAGCAAACACCATCGTCCTTAATTGAATCTCTCAGCGTATCGTTGAGCACG ATACACCCAAACAAAGTCGAAATGGGGTTAGATCTTGTTGAATTAGAAGCAGCTGCTTTCTCCGTTCAAGATGAAGACTTAGTTATAGAAAATGCCATCCATGAAATGGTCGACAAAGTAGGCAACATGGCATTATACGAGAAGAACGATGAGAA ATTGAGGAGAGGAAGTTCGAGCTCGTCGGATAGCAGCGACACTGATTCTGAAACAGAATCTGACAGTAGTAGTTCATCAAGCACAAGTACCGATGAAAGTCTCGATTCTGATGATACAAGCGAAGTAGAATGA